From Aegilops tauschii subsp. strangulata cultivar AL8/78 chromosome 5, Aet v6.0, whole genome shotgun sequence:
CAAAATAACAACAATTAATTTAAATTACAAAATacccgcaaaataaataaattacaAAACATATGATGAAGAGATGACATCTTTTTGTTACATAAACAGATGCAGACCAAAGTCTAGGTTTTTTTAACATAACCAAAGTCTAGGTTTAACAGGACCATAACCATGGGCTTGGGATCAAAGGACCACATGATTTGATGGAGATAAATACATTTATGAGAAATATGTCCTCCTTGGGCTTGGGCCTAGTTTGGATCCGCCCTTTCTAGACTGGAAGACAAGTAGCTTCTCATGTGTGAAGGGATATAGACACTTAAAAAAAAGAGTGAGGAGATATTCTTTCAACAGGCAAAGATAATCTTCCATCTATCTGTTTCCGAATCGGCAGAAAACGACGCGTGGCATATTCTATGAAGTACTCATCTGTAGAGAGAAATCACGTCATTAGTCCATTTCCTTGAGAGTGAAGAGGCCACGGAAAGCAGTCGCCTATGCTATAAAAAATGCTATATTATTTAGGGTAGAATTATAGGAAAGTCTGCTGGTATGTCTCTCATGTCAGATATAGAAGAAAATGCAAAAGTTTGACATTATGGATTATTGAGGGATCTACTTCGCACTAATTACACGCAATAAACAAAAAGTATGATAATTAATTTACTTGGAAAATATATGATGAAGAGATGACATTTTTTTTTACATATTCAGATGTACACCAAAGCCTACCATAACCATGGGCTTGGGATCAAAGGACCACATGATTTAATGCAAACAAATAAATTTACGAGAATATATCCTCCTTGGGGCTTGGCCTATTTTGCATCCGCCCCTATCTAGAATGGAAGACAAATAACCTCTTACGGGATAGACACTTAGAAAAATTGTGAGGAGATATTTTTTGTACCTAACAAAGATAATCTTCCATCTATCTATTCCAACTCAACAGAAAATGATAACTGACATCTTCTCTAAAGTACTCATCTCTAGAGAGAAATCACCGCATTGCAATAAAGTGCGCCAGAGGGCTTTCtcgacgagagagagagagagagagagagagagagagagagagagagagagagagagagagagagagagagagaggacagTTTCCTCTCTAATACAAATGCAACTTAACAAAACCGAAACATTTCTCCAGATAGGTAGGAAGGCATAGGGTTCTGGGCGAAGACGGAGGACGATACCTACAATGATGACACTCTTAGACGTTTTTCTTTACTTTGGAAATACGGTTGAATAGTAATTCCTCCACATGGATCGTGGCTAGTCAAATTTTGCTGTAAAAGAAAAATCGAAATCAATTTGAATTGGAGGGAGAAACATTTATTTATTCGAAGTAAAAAACAGCCACGACAGTTTTGCACAACGAAAAGAAAAACACGGTCGAATAGTAATTCCTTCGATCACGTAAACACAAAAAAAAAACGACTCCGCTGGGGATCGAACCCAAAATCTCTGGTTTCGTAGACCAGCGCCTTATCCATTGGGCCACGGAGTCCTTGACGAATGGTCTCACCTAGAGTCGATTAACTCCCCAGCTATTGTTATTAGTACCAACCAAGCGTGACACTCAGACTGCGGTTCAACAGTCTGAGCTGCCCAAGTAAGAATCATGTGCGAGAATTCCCGGTCCGCAACCGCAAGGATGCGTGTCGGGCGCGGCGGTGCTccgtatgtgtgtgtgtgttgcgCAGCGCTCGACCGGGCGCCCATCAAGCACCAAATACCATCATTCTCATGCTACCCCAAATGCATCCCGCTTCCATCTCAAAAAATGTGTTCCACTTctaaaagaaggaagaagaaagaagaaagaaagaaagagaaaagcCACACTATTCCCCTCGGGCGGTTCCAAAGGCCTGCAGGACAAGGACAGGAACGCTCCAAATCACCAGTTAACGATCTTCTCACAAAATGTTACCCAACGATGATATGACTGTCCAATGTATTCAGGGCATCTCCAACACGGCGTCCTTTAAAACGGACTCACTATCCATCCGCGGACACTTTTGGATGTGTCCGGAGACACAAATTTAAAAGCCGATCATCCAACCATGTGCATCAAATTCAGATACCAGGGATGGGCCAAGCGAATCTAGAGGATAAAGCACATGGATCATGAGGACATGTGGTACAACTAACAGTGGACCAAGCGGAATCCCGCAACCCTTGCATGGTGCCCGGACTCCCGCAAAACTCCCCAAGTTTACTCCTAATTTAGTAAAATTTGGACATGCACACTGCTTTGTGGACATTTGGGGCCCCTTGTATGAAGATAAAATTTGTCCGGACCACATGGtctgttagaattaatgggctaggcccatagcaatttctgaaatcttaaagcccatgtgtaaaatggcaagtggtgatgctaagtttagtcccacaccggaagttgaagaagagtttgacctctttatatagtgggttctctccaccactctaagtggtgtgtgagaagagaaagggaaaaccacacgcgtGAATGGTCCACCGAAATCtggtccgtctccttgcaggagcgcagcttccttttgccgttttatttttatgtcttggcagacaagtttttgatttcttgtccggtaagtatacgaattagaaaccgagtcggtttgggattgtggtcgcgacacaataccgcctctggtcctaatatatatacagctaccggctgcggccaggcacacaccgaaaaacacctagggttttgcctcattcacaacttgcgccgccatcgtagactactccatcccaaacgccggcgtgcatcggcgcgtgggagagcaggtctccggaaccgttcgtctttgcgatcctgcaccgggggaggacgaattaggtttttgggaagcgctgtgcgcgactgctcaaattcgtcatcacgggtcgtcttccgtccaagtcgggtggtgctactcatcgtcgtattcatcgccgtcagcagcagatcgtcgccaacatcgtcatcaacactatcgcacccataatagctaacgatcagtacgtccaacatcctctgttcatgtctgtttctacagctattgttacgtgtttgctgctgttatgcatgtcttgctgttcttttagtttgctagattattgcatgctagtatcttttctagtcatgaattatttactggaattaatcatgaacttgcctaatattccaacatgGTCTCCTTTACGAGCGTTACTGCCAGACCTGGCAAATCCGGCCTTCTAAACGTTCATGGAACGCATTTATGGGCAGTGACGGTCATCCCTCAAATGTCCGTGTCCACGACAGGGTACCTTATTAGTATATCCTTAAATCCATACAACGTAAACTAAACTCACACACTACATATCGATTGCACACATAGCATATAGCTACTTCATCGTACATGTCATCAGGCTATGAAAGATTGACATGTTCTAAATACTAGAGCTATGGAGAAAGTTGAGCCAAGGCTGGCCTTGCCCTTGGTGTTGCCGTCGTTATTGCGGAAGTAGCGGTCAAAGATGCAAAATGGATTGAGCTGAATCTGCTCACTGTCGAAGCTGTCTGGTCCGTCACTGGCTTCCTCTTTCTCCTCTTTGGGGGGCAGTCCAAGCGCCATATGCACGGACACAATGGATTTGCACTGAAGCGACTCCGGCCATTGAGCTCGGATTTTCTCCCGAGACCAGCGAAGACCCATTTGGACGACAAACTCCTCCTCGTCCCCGCATGGGATGAGGTCCTATTCGACAGATCAAGAGATCTCAGAGTCAGATCCGCTGCCTGTCATGTCCGAGAAGGCTAGACAAGAGCTTCAGAACAGAGTGGAATCGCTATGGTTTGGTGTGCCAGATCCGACGTGGCGGATGCGTCCGAACATCCACCCCATATATAGTCTATATATGAATGATGTCGGTCAGCTCAGACGGGCCAATACAAGAGATGCGGCTGATTCGTGATTTCTTGACCGGTCACTGATCAGGCCATCCATCAGAACATACAGTGATGTTTGAGGAGTCTGGCTGTAGATGCTTTTACCTAATATatactttgtgtgtgtgtgttgcgCGGCGCTCCGCCGGGCGCCCATCAAGCACCATCATTTTCATGCTAGCTACCTCTAATGCATCCCGCTTCCATTCCATCTCAAAAATGCGTTCCACTCctaaaagaaggaagaagaaagaaagagaaaagcCACACTATTCCCTTCCCCTCGGACTGTTCCAAAGGTCTGCATGACAAGGACAGGAACGACCCAAACCACCGGTTAACGATCTTCTCACAAAATGTTATCCGACGATGATATGGTTGCGGCGACCTTAGTAGCACCCGAGGTCCTGGGTTCGACTCCCGGTGGGAGCGGATTTAAACAGGCCTGGGAAATTTTTTCTGAAATAAAAAGGACTGTGGGGCTGTTGCTCTATAGTAAATAGTCAAAAAAAACTCAACCAAAAACGATAAACTGACATCTTCTCAGAAGTACTCATCTCTAGAGAGAAATCATGGCATTAGTCCATTTCCTTGGTAGTGAAGGAACTATGCAATAAAGTGCGCCAGAGGGCTTTCCCTTCCCGACAAAAAAGAGAGAGGATAgtttcctctcgattacaattgCAACTTAACAAAACCAAAACATTTCTCCGGATAGGTAGGAAGGAATAGGGTTCTATGTGAAGACGGAGGTCGATGCCTGCAATGATGACACTCTTAGACGTTTTCTTTATTTTGGAAACACGGTCGAATAGTAATTCCTCTACATGGACCGTGTCTAGTCAAATTTGGGGCGGCCGTTGGTGGATGCTGGTGTGGTCGAGCTCTTCCCCAAGGTTAGGTGGGGTAGTCGAATGTAGTTTCTAGACGAAAGCCTAAGTCGTTGAAAAGGGCCGAGGACGCATGAGGACACCTTGCGTCAACGAGCCATCGTTTTCCTCTCTTTGGTGTTTAAATCACCATTTATACACCCTCTGGTTTTCCCCATCTCAATGAAATGGAAAGAAACGACTATTTTGTCGTAACAAAAATAGAAATCAATTTGAATCTGAGGGAGTAGAATTTATTCGAAGTGAGAAATGGCCACGACAGTTCATCTCCAGATGAAGTTGTGTGCCTGTTTTGCACAAGGAAAAGAAAAAACACGAGCTCACTAATCTGCATTCCTTCAATCACATAAACACCAAAAAAATACGACTCCGCTGGGGACGGAACCCAGAATCTCTGGCTTGGTAGACCAGCGCCTAATCCATTGGGCCACGGAGTCCACGCTGCATGTTCTCACCTAGTTTCCATTAATTCGATTAGGACTGTTATTACCAACTAACCAAGTGTGACACTCAGACTGCAGCCGAGCAGTCCGAGCTGGCCAAGTAGGAATCATGTCGCACTTGCACCGCAGTTGAACAGTCTGAGCTGCCCAAGGAAGAATCATGTGCGAGCATTCCCGGTCCGCAACCGCAAGGATGCGTGTCGGGCGCGGCGGTgctctgtgtgtgtgtggtgcGCACCGCTCGGCATGGCGCCCATCAAGCACCAAATACCATCATTTTCAGGTTCCAAAGGACAGGAACGCCCCAAACCACCGGTTAACGATCTTCTCACAAAATGTTATCCGACGATGACATGACTGTCCACTGTACTAAGGGCATCTCCGACCCTTATATCGGACCCACTATCCATCCACAGACGCAAATATAAATGCCGGTCATCCAACGGTGTGCATCAAATCCGGATAGCAGGGGTAGGCCAGGCGAATCTAGAATACAAAACAAATGGTACAAGGACATGTGGTTTAACTAACATTGGACCAAGTGAAACCCTCGCAACTCTCGTATGGTGTCCGGACTCCTGTAAAGCTTCCTAAGTTTGCTTCTCATTTAGTGAAATTTGGACATGTGAACTGAACCGTGGACGTTTGAGATCCCTTATTGGACGACAAAAAAGTGTCCTGACCATGTGGTCTGGACCTTTACGGGCGTTACAGTCGGACCTTGCAAATCCGGCCTTCCGAACATTCACGGAACACATTCTTTGGCAGTGATCCGTAACCCCACAAATGTCCGCGTCCACAACCGGATACCTCATTAGTATATTCTTAATCCATACAATATCATGCAGCGTAAACTAAATTCACGTACTACTACATATCGAACACACACGTAGCATACACCTGCTTCATCATACATGCCATCAAACTGCCAAGACTGGCATGTTCTAAATATTAGAGCTATGGAGAAAGTTCAGCCAAGGCTGCCCTTGCCCCTATCGTTGCTGTCTTTGTTGCCAAAGCAGCGGTCGAAGATGCAAAATGGATTGAGCCGAATCTGCTCACTATCAAAGCCGTCTGATCCGTCACTGGCTTCCTCCTTCTTCTCTTTGGGTGGTAGTCCAAGCGCCATTCGTGCGGACGTAGTGGATTTGCACCGAAGCGACTCGGACCGTAGAGCTAGGATTTTCTCCCGAGACCGACGGAGACCCATCTGGACGACCAACTCCTCCACGTTCCCGCACGGGATGAGGTCCCACTCGACGGATAAAGAGATCTCAGAGTCGGATCCGCTGCATGTCATGTCAGAGAAGGCCGGACAAGAGGTTGGGAACGGAGTGGAGTCGCTAGGGTTTGGTCCCGGATGCTGATATGAACGAATGTATTTGGGGTCTAGGTGGCCCCATGCGTCCGGATTTGACGTGGCGGATGTTTCGTCCCAGATATGATCAGGATATAAAGGATGCCGGTTAGCTCGGAGGGCCAATATAAGGGATGCAGCCGATTCGTGATTTATTGATTGACCGGTCACTGATCAGGCCGTCCGCCGCAACATACAATGGTGTTTGAGGAGTTGGCTGTGGATGCTTTTACCTAATATACTTTTTTTCCCAACTGAACTGCCTAGCAGTCCACTGGATTAAGAAAGACCATTCAGCTAACCCGCGGCACATGCGACATCACCTACTTGCCCGTGTAGTGGTCAGAAGAAGATTCGTACCCCAAACGCATGAATGAAGTTCGCGTAAAGAAGCAAGGAAAAGATCCATCGAATCCGGCGGTACATCCATCGGGGTTGGTTTCTGGTCCAGTTCGAGTCCAAAGCCGCCGATTCCGAGGACCGGCACTGGCCCCCGGCGCCAAGGAGACCCGACAAGGACGCCGAGCGCCGCTGCCGCTCCGCCATCCAACCCCGCGAAAAAATCTCGGTTTCTCGGCGAGGAAAATCCAAGCCAAGTCGCCCACGGGTCCTGCCACTGCCGCTGCCGCAGTGCtgctctgctcctcttcttcctcctccctttCCGAGTGAGGGAGGAGCCGAGTGCTCCGTACATATACCTCGACTCACTGTCTAAAGCTGCTCGCCTGCTCTGCTTccgttcgccaagaaaaaggggAAGGGGAGGAGACTTGTCTTGTCACTTCTCGGTTCTCACTCTCGGCACGCTGGGTTTGCTCCTCCTGATCGAGTGGAGAACAGTGGTGCTGGCGCTCAGCCGAGAGGTCAGCTCAGTGGTCAGGAGCTCGGAGCAGTGGATTGAttatctccctctctctttctctccgtGTGCACGCACGCACGAGGTGCTCTCTCTTCTCCATTAATTCCTTTTTGGAAGTGATCCCTCCAGTGGGTCTGCTGCCTTGAGGCTGGAGCTAGAAGAAGGAGCGGGGTAGCCTGGCTTGCTCCTTCCCCTTTCTGCTTCCTTCCAGGCAAGGTCTGCTTTGCCGCTCATCTTCCAGGTTTGTTTTCCATGGATGGCTTCTGTTTCCTTTCGGGGATTGATGGATGGCTTTCCACGCCCAAGCTTCTTGCTTCGGCTCTCTTGGATGAACGGATAATGGAGCGTTGATCTTCCTTGCAGTCCCAGCGGCCGTGGCGGCATGGACGGCAATGGGAGATCGGCGGCGAGCCACAAGAAGCCTCTCGTGTAAGGATTTTCTCTTTTCTTCTTGCCAGAAATTTCCCCCTTTTTAGTTCTTCCGGGCATCCATCGATTGATCCATGGGCCATGGCATCCGCAGCGCGGACAACGACCTGGTGGAGCTGCTGTGGCACAACGGGGCGGTCGTCGCGCAGCCGCAGACGCACCCGAGGCCGGCGCCCAGCGGcctcgccggcggtggcggggagACGGCCGCGTGGTTCCAGGACGACGTCGACGCGCTGGGGAACGACGTCTACGCACAGCTCTGGAACAGCATTGCGGTGGGCGCCGCCCCGGAGGTCGCGTGCGCGGCGCTCCCGGGGCCCAGCTCCCACCCTCCCCCGCCgcagctgccgccgccgccgatgcGGAGCGGCATCGCCTCCAGCTGGACCGGGGGCGACATCGGCTCCACCTTCTGCGGCAGCAACCTGGTCCCGGAGGTGCCGGCGGGGGACAGAGAGGAGGCGAGCGCCGCGCCGCCGTCGGAGGGGACGCGCGGGGCGAGCACGCGCGACGGCGGCGCCGGCACCTCGTCGTCCGGCGGGTCCGGGAGCAACTTCGGGGGCTCCGGCCTGCCGAGCGAGAGCGGCGGCCATGCCCACAAGAGGAAGGGGAGGGGCAAAGACGACTCCGATAGCCGCAGCGAGGTGCGTTTCTTGCTCCGGTTTGTCCCTGTATCGTTCAGTTGCAATTTTTTTCCTGTACAAAATTTGCTTGAGCTGAAACTGAATAATGGAATTCAAGAGGAAATTGCAGGATGTGGAGTGTGAGGCGACCGAGGAGACCAAATCGTCGAGGCGGCACGGGTCGAAGCGGAGGAGCAGGGCAGCTGAGGTTCATAACCAGTCAGAGAGGGTGAGATCAGAGTCAGATGCTACTTGTGTTGTAATCTTATTACAATTGAGCAAGGTGGCTTGTTGTTTGTTGGATTGTTTCTTATGGTGTAATGTAATTTGTGCTCATGATGCAGAGGCGAAGGGACCGGATCAACGAAAAGATGCGGTCGTTGCAAGAACTCATACCCCACTGCAACAAGGTAAGAAATGAGTAGTATTATGCATCTTTTCTGATCAGGTGCAAGTCCTTGGTTTGATTCATTTCTGTCGGTTAATGGTGACATATCTTATTTATCATTTACATATGTTTCTTTCATTTCTAATCTTTATTATTGAATTTCAGGCTGACAAAGCATCAATATTAGATGAGGCGATCGAGTACTTAAAGTCCCTCCAAATGCAAGTTCAGGTTAGGAGTTTACTGCTTCCTCTACCTGAACCCACAGACATAACCCCATATGACATCAATTTTTGTTTGAGAGAAATACGGCATCAATTATTGGTACCTAATTGAGACTGAAATCTACCTCAGATTATGTGGATGACCACCGGGATGGCGCCAATGATGTTTCCTGGTTCTCACCAGTTCATGCCGCCGATGGCCGTGGGCATGAACTCGGCATGCATGCCTGCGGCACAGGGTCTAAATCAGATGGCAAGAGTGCCATACATGAACCATTCCTTGTCAAATCACATCCCTATGAACCCATCTCCAGCCATGAACCCTATGTACATTGCAAACCAGATGCAAAACATACAGCTGAGAGAAGCAGCAAGTAACCATTTCCTTCACCTAGATGGTGGGCAGGCAACGGCACCTCAGGTATAAACTGACCACTTCTCCTATGTTCTTAATTTTGGTGCAAGGGACTTCTCAGCCCTCTTTCATTTGTTCACCTAGCTTAGGTTTCAATTCTTTGCAGGTAGCAGGACCATATGCTTATACACCACAAGTAGCACCAAAAAGCCAGATACCGGAAGTGCCGGATTGTACTGTCGCGCCAATTTCTGGGCCCGGACAACCACCTGCACCTGATGGAATTTAGAGTGACCTTGAACTGGTAAGAAGTTGTACTAATCCACACATGTTTCTTATTCAATGGCATTTGTGATGTCTAGATAACTTGAGCTGCATATCAGCACATCGGCGCTGATCATTCTTTGACTGCTTATTAAGCTCTTGCGGTAGCCAACCTAAATAAAACAAAAACTCACCGATTTATGCCTATCATTATTCATCTTGTATATGGAACCAGAGTTGTATACCGTTTCACATTTTATCAAAAAAAGAAGACTCTGGATGAGTGTATGCAAAGCGATCCTCTTTTAGCTTAACCTTTCTCATGAAAGCTGACCAGTTGTTTTCATCTGATCTGTGATATAATAGACTATGCGTTGGTGCCAATCTTTCTAGTTTTGACATCTTTCAACACTGTCCATAAAGTTTTACAGTTGCGCGTCCATTTCATCATCAGTGAAGGTGTGGATAACTTGAGAACTCAGAACCACTTGGTTTAACCATCCCTTTCTTGACATTCACAGGGTATGGACTGTGTCGACAACCTGCACATGGGCCatctttctggaattttctgaaaaTACCAACATGATGAGCAGCAGATAGTACCCATATAGCTGTTATATGTCTCGATCAATATGCGTCTGACATAAATACTAGAAGTATTTGTAAATGCTGATAACACTGTTCCCTCCCGTTTATGTCAGAAAAGTATATTATCAGTACGTGTCTAACTCCAACTCCCTCTGTACATACTAATCATAACTTTCCATAGAAAAATGTACTAATCATAGTAGTATTAGGTTCAGCCATTCGAAAATATAGTTATATGGCAAACTTtacctttgtttttgttttattGGTATTATCGTCTCCGAGACGTCTGGTTTATTCGAGAGAATGGAAAAGAAAAGGTTTAAGTTCTTGTTGTCAAATGGCCAACATCCAACCAACCAGATCCAGGGGGGAAGGAACAGAAGgggtcaaaacaatcatgatatcaAACCTTACTCTTCTTTAAAGCCAAGGTATTACATATCAATCAAGGTTGCCTACCACAGTGGTCTCTTACCTATGTTGCATCACTCTTTTAACACCATCACTTCCTTTTTGTGGCAAGATTTGGTCTGCAGGGGAAGAACGAACTCGCCGGGCCGCCACGGAGCTGTCCGCTTCGCCGTGCCGGCCCGCAAGCGCTGCTGCGTGTGCGCACAGTCACTCCGGCGTTATGCTTATCGACAAAGTTCCTCTCGGCATCCTCGCTCCTGTGGCTCACAGCCTGGGGGAGGGTTCTGTGGTGATGCAAGGGTTGCGGTTTCTGTCTTGCTTTTGCCTGATGTCTACGGCACCCAGCCCAGCCAAGTGCACGCTGCTGTTGTTACATGGTCCTCCTGGCAACGACCAGATTCAGATGCTGCTCACCGGGGCCTGCCCGGTGCAACTGGCCGTTGGATCGTATCCCCTGAGCTTTCCTGCCTACCGCAACTGGTAAAATGCCGGATTCCCTGGAACTTGCTGCTCACCTGTTGCTATCTCGGCGCTTTCTTCtggatgaagatgacgcgcttcGATCGCGTGTTTGAGCAGAACAATTTGTCTCTCCTTGTGCTGTGCCGTTGTT
This genomic window contains:
- the LOC109739506 gene encoding transcription factor PHYTOCHROME INTERACTING FACTOR-LIKE 13, whose protein sequence is MDGNGRSAASHKKPLVADNDLVELLWHNGAVVAQPQTHPRPAPSGLAGGGGETAAWFQDDVDALGNDVYAQLWNSIAVGAAPEVACAALPGPSSHPPPPQLPPPPMRSGIASSWTGGDIGSTFCGSNLVPEVPAGDREEASAAPPSEGTRGASTRDGGAGTSSSGGSGSNFGGSGLPSESGGHAHKRKGRGKDDSDSRSEDVECEATEETKSSRRHGSKRRSRAAEVHNQSERRRRDRINEKMRSLQELIPHCNKADKASILDEAIEYLKSLQMQVQIMWMTTGMAPMMFPGSHQFMPPMAVGMNSACMPAAQGLNQMARVPYMNHSLSNHIPMNPSPAMNPMYIANQMQNIQLREAASNHFLHLDGGQATAPQVAGPYAYTPQVAPKSQIPEVPDCTVAPISGPGQPPAPDGI